The nucleotide window ACCCCAACGTCGTCTTTCTCGCCTTGCTTATGCTAATAAAATATTAGAAATTATGACCCCTCTGCCAGAACATGAACGAGCAAAAATTGTTCTTGCTGATTTAGTTAAAACCCTTCTCAGACTGCAAAAACGACCTTGGGAAGCTTTAGGGTCTACGACATTTAAACGTCAAGAAATGGCGGTAGGAGTTGAACCAGACGAATGTTTTTATATCCAAAATTATCAAGCTGTGATTGGCAAAGATACACTCGATTTAAACAGTGATCCTCCTCCAGATTTAGCCATTGAAATAGATGTTACCTCAATCACTAAACAGGCTGCTTATTTGACTTTAAAAGTTCCTGAATTATGGATTTATACCCAAGGAAAGTTAACCATTTATATTTTCCAAGAAGACCAGTATCAACTTTCTAACAATAGTCTAATTTTTGCGGGTATTCCTATTATTGAGTTAATTGAAAGATTTATGAAACGAGCCAAAATTGTAGGAGTGAGTCAGATGTTATTGGAGTTTGAAGAATATGTAAACAACCTACTCTTAAAGAAATAGGATGGAAGTATTTTATTAAGGGATGGTTAGGTTTAAGAGAGTCTTAATTGTTAAAAAACGCTAAAGAAATTGAATATTCTTAATTAAATATTAACCAACTTTCTTTGACTAGAAACTTTGGGTTATAGTAAGATTAAATCAAGTTTTTTAGCCCTATTTAAACTCTAGCGCCAAGTGTTAGGAGACAAGACTATCATGAAACCCAAAATTGCTATCGCTTGTCAGGGAGGAGGCAGTCAAACTGCTTTTACCGCCGGTGTTCTTAAAGCTTTGTTTGAGAATAACGTTCAGGACTATTTTAAAATCGTTAGCTTAAGTGGAACTTCTGGGGGAGCTATCTGTGCTTTTCTGATCTGGTATGCTCTCAAAAAAGGGGACGAGATTATCTGGAAACGGGTGATAGATTTTTGGGCTGATAATACTGCCCAAACTTATCAAGAAAGACTGTTCAATGATTCTGTGATTAAATACCTAGAATGGGTGAGTAAGGGACTAATCCCCCAATATACTTTAAGTCCTTCTTCCCCTATGGCTAAAATTGGGTTTTCCTTGGCTACTCAAGGGTTACGGAGTCGATTTACGAATTTAAAGGAATTATTGGAAGCTCATATTGATTTCGCCGAGTTAGCGGCTTGGGGGCCGGTAACCGAACCGCCAATTTTAATTTTAGGGGCTTGTAACATTATTAGCGGAAGATTGCATAAATTTATTTCCCGTCAGGAAGCGATTAAAGTTGAACATCTGATGGCCTCTGCTTGTGTTCCCAATATTTTCCCCGCCGTCTCTATTGAAACGATGGCTTATTGGGATGGATTATTTTCTGATAATCCTCCTATCCGTTCATTGATTAGACGGGCTTTAGTAGGCATTGAGAATATTCCCCAGGAAATATGGGTGATTAAGATTAATCCGACGGCAGCCGATCGAGTTCCTGTACAATCCGATGATATTGCCGATCGTCGTAATGAAGTAGAAGGGAATATCTCTTTATTTCAAAGTCTCGATCAAATTGAGTTTCTTAACGATCTTTTTCTGAGGGGAGCGTTTAAGGAGGAGTTTTTGGCCGAGGCCGAACTTACACAAGCCATCAAAATTCCTAAATCTTTTGCTGATGATCCTGACAGAGATTATCACATTCCGATGATCGAAATGTCTAAGGAGTTGGCTGATACTTTAAACTATGAAAGTAAACTCGATCGCTGTCCAGAAAGTCTTAAGCGGCTCATTGAAGATGGAGAAAAACAAGGTAAACAGTTTATCGAAACCCGACTAACTCAGATGGGGTTGAGGTAGGAGACAGGAGGCAGAGATTAAAAGAATTAATGTTGTTAAAGCAATTTTTGAATATCTGACAAAGTTTAATCCGAGATGAAAAAAATCCTCAAAACGCTAATTATTAGCTTTTTCATTTCTTGTTTTCTGGTCATCACCGTTCCTGTTGTGGTGGCCCAGAAAAGTCCATCTCCTCAAGGGAGTCCCTCACCGAATCAACCCCAGAGTGCCCCGATAATATTAGGGGATAAAACGTTATTTTTGATTCAAGCGCCTCAAAGCGGTTTATCTGTCCCAAGACGAGCGCAGGTAATCAACCGAGATTTAGAAAAGTTTGCCAACGATCAAGCCTTACCCCTGGAAGATCTTGAAATTTATGAAGGGGATAATGATGGTATTCCTCTAACTTCTATTAATGCTGGCAATATTGTGTTAATGAAGGTATCTAACCAAGATGCTGAAATTGCTGGCAAACCCAGAGGGAAATTAGCCCAAGAATATTTTGAAAAAATTCAGGTGGCACTCATCCGCTATCGTCAAGAACGTAGCACTGAATATTTGCTCTGGGCTACTTTTAGGAGTTTCATTGCTACTGTTATATTGCTCATTGTTTTCATCATTATTAATAATATCTTTGCCCGAATTTATCAAAAGCTTAAAGCTTGGGAAGAAACTTACATTCGGGCAGTGAGATTAGGCAATTTGGAACTGATTCGCGCCAATCAGTTAGACAATATTATTACTGGGTTAATTCGAGTCATTCATGGGGCAATTATTCTGTTGCTCTTGCTGGCTTATTTGACGTTTGTTCTCAAGCAATTTCCCTGGACAAGACGATTGGCAAAAATATTTCAAGGCTATCTCGCCGAGACATTATCAAGGGGATGGCAAGCTTTTGTCGATTATGGGCCTAATTTATTAACGATTATTCTGGTTACTATTGTTACTTATTTTATTTTACGGTTGACCAAGCCGTTTTTTCAACAATTGGGTGAAGGATCAATTTCTTTGCCAGGTTTTTATCCTGAATGGGCTGAACCGACTTACCGTCTTGTTTCGTTTTTGATCATTGCGCTGGCGGCTGTGGTAGCTTTTCCTTTTTTGCCCGGTTTCGAGTCTCCAGCTTTTCAAGGAATTACCGTCTTTTTGGGGATATTATTTTCCTTAGGATCGAGTTCTGTGGTTTCTAATTTGGTGTCTGGTAGTGTTCTGATTTATACTCGTGCTTTTCGGATGGGAGATCACGTAAAAATTGGCTCTACCTATGGGAAAGTTCTCGAAAAAACCCTTCTTGTTACCCGTGTTTTGACACCCCAGAATGTTGTCGTTAGTATTCCTAATGCTCAAATTAGCACCAGTGCCATTGAAAATTATAGTTTTGCTTATCGAGATTTAAATAAGCCTTATATTCTCAAAACTTCGGTTTATTTGGGTTATGAAGTTTCTTGGCAGGAGGCTTATATAGCTTTAAGGGAAGCGGCTAAACAGACTAAGGGTATGCTCTCCTCTCCTGAACCTTTTATCTTACAAGAACAACTTAATGAGGTTTATGTGACTTATATTGTCAATGTTTATGTCGATGAGGCATATTTTCAGGATAAAACCTTAAGAGAGTATGAACAAGCGCGATCGCAATTACATGAAAATATTCGCAACTGTTGTATTAAAGCCGGAATTACGATTTTTGCTCCTCGTTATGAGGCTGATCCGACTAAATATGGTCCAGTGAAAGATTAATTAGGCACTCTGTCCATCAGTTTCCCTAAAAAATCAACACTTTTATCTTCTTTTTTTCCTAATGAGAGGCTGTTGTAGGATGCGTTCTGAATACGCATCACCTATTTGTAGAGTGTTTGGGTCTTTAGATGGGTAAGTCCTATTATGTTTACTATCAATACTGGTGATGAGGATATATAATATAAGTATGATTATTGCTCAATTAACTCAATTAAAATTGTTAAAATTTATGATAATTTTTCAATATGAACAAAATAATTAGGGCGTTAGGAAAACCTTATTTTCAAGAAGATAACTGTTTAATTTATAATCTGGATTGTCTAGAAGGAATGGCAAAGCTACCGAATGAGATTATTAATATGACAGTTACCAGTCCGCCCTATAATATTGGTAAAGAATATGAGGATATCCTTTCTCTAGATGAATATTTAGCTTGGTGCAAAAGATGGATACAAGAAGTTTATCGTCTGACTACGATCAATGGGTCATTCTGGTTAAATTTGGGATATATATCTATACCAAAACGAGCAAAAGCTATTCCGATTTCCTATCTTTTATGGGATAAAATTCCCTTTTATTTAATCCAGGAAATAGTTTGGAATTATGGGGCAGGAGTGGCCGCAAAAAAGTTTTTTTCTCCTCGGAATGAAAAGTTTCTTTGGTATGTCAAAGATGAATTGAATTACATTTTTAATCTGGATGATATCAGAGATCCTAACGTTAAATATCCCAATCAGAAAAAAAATGGAAAAATTAAAGTAAATCCAATGGGAAAGAATCCTACAGATGTTTGGCAAATTCCAAAAGTAACTTCTGGAAAAAATCGAGCTTCAAAAGAACGTACACCCCACCCTTGCCAATATCCTATTGCAGTTATTGATAGGATTATAAAAGCATCATCTAATAAAGGTGATCTCATACTAGATCCTTTTTTAGGTTCTGGAACTACGGCAATTGTAGCCCTTAAACTCGATCGATCTGTCATCGGGTTTGAAATTAACTCTGACTACTGCGAAATGGCTGTTAAAAGAATTAAAACCTTTAAAAGTGAAAAACAAACAGATGTAATTCAGTTTTCATTATTTGGATCTGTTTGA belongs to Gloeothece citriformis PCC 7424 and includes:
- a CDS encoding Uma2 family endonuclease, whose amino-acid sequence is MTPTAINLPLEAGQNITLSPVSWSRFEQVLAELPQRRLSRLAYANKILEIMTPLPEHERAKIVLADLVKTLLRLQKRPWEALGSTTFKRQEMAVGVEPDECFYIQNYQAVIGKDTLDLNSDPPPDLAIEIDVTSITKQAAYLTLKVPELWIYTQGKLTIYIFQEDQYQLSNNSLIFAGIPIIELIERFMKRAKIVGVSQMLLEFEEYVNNLLLKK
- a CDS encoding patatin-like phospholipase family protein; the encoded protein is MKPKIAIACQGGGSQTAFTAGVLKALFENNVQDYFKIVSLSGTSGGAICAFLIWYALKKGDEIIWKRVIDFWADNTAQTYQERLFNDSVIKYLEWVSKGLIPQYTLSPSSPMAKIGFSLATQGLRSRFTNLKELLEAHIDFAELAAWGPVTEPPILILGACNIISGRLHKFISRQEAIKVEHLMASACVPNIFPAVSIETMAYWDGLFSDNPPIRSLIRRALVGIENIPQEIWVIKINPTAADRVPVQSDDIADRRNEVEGNISLFQSLDQIEFLNDLFLRGAFKEEFLAEAELTQAIKIPKSFADDPDRDYHIPMIEMSKELADTLNYESKLDRCPESLKRLIEDGEKQGKQFIETRLTQMGLR
- a CDS encoding mechanosensitive ion channel family protein is translated as MKKILKTLIISFFISCFLVITVPVVVAQKSPSPQGSPSPNQPQSAPIILGDKTLFLIQAPQSGLSVPRRAQVINRDLEKFANDQALPLEDLEIYEGDNDGIPLTSINAGNIVLMKVSNQDAEIAGKPRGKLAQEYFEKIQVALIRYRQERSTEYLLWATFRSFIATVILLIVFIIINNIFARIYQKLKAWEETYIRAVRLGNLELIRANQLDNIITGLIRVIHGAIILLLLLAYLTFVLKQFPWTRRLAKIFQGYLAETLSRGWQAFVDYGPNLLTIILVTIVTYFILRLTKPFFQQLGEGSISLPGFYPEWAEPTYRLVSFLIIALAAVVAFPFLPGFESPAFQGITVFLGILFSLGSSSVVSNLVSGSVLIYTRAFRMGDHVKIGSTYGKVLEKTLLVTRVLTPQNVVVSIPNAQISTSAIENYSFAYRDLNKPYILKTSVYLGYEVSWQEAYIALREAAKQTKGMLSSPEPFILQEQLNEVYVTYIVNVYVDEAYFQDKTLREYEQARSQLHENIRNCCIKAGITIFAPRYEADPTKYGPVKD
- a CDS encoding DNA-methyltransferase; translation: MNKIIRALGKPYFQEDNCLIYNLDCLEGMAKLPNEIINMTVTSPPYNIGKEYEDILSLDEYLAWCKRWIQEVYRLTTINGSFWLNLGYISIPKRAKAIPISYLLWDKIPFYLIQEIVWNYGAGVAAKKFFSPRNEKFLWYVKDELNYIFNLDDIRDPNVKYPNQKKNGKIKVNPMGKNPTDVWQIPKVTSGKNRASKERTPHPCQYPIAVIDRIIKASSNKGDLILDPFLGSGTTAIVALKLDRSVIGFEINSDYCEMAVKRIKTFKSEKQTDVIQFSLFGSV